In a genomic window of Helianthus annuus cultivar XRQ/B chromosome 10, HanXRQr2.0-SUNRISE, whole genome shotgun sequence:
- the LOC118483213 gene encoding F-box/FBD/LRR-repeat protein At1g13570-like has product MKAKRPTKAQRLSSTTINTLPQTIIENILCLLPIQEAARTSILPTEWRYKWTTIPKLDFCSSTVPEIRTQENHVEWARKNRERRRKLFNAIPQVLLMHQGPIHEFSFDSIANCDCFELDPIIFHLSRNHAVKKLKLAFNHHMSSYKLPLCAFSMHQLTDLDLRNVVIDHQPIFSGFGSLRSLCLYYVKISTKALLHLLSSCPSLKRFTLLGFIGCKDCTVSAT; this is encoded by the exons ATGAAAGCTAAACGTCCGACTAAAGCTCAACGATTGTCGTCGACTACAATCAACACACTCCCTCAAACCATAATAGAAaacatcctatgtcttttaccaattcaagaggcagcaaggacaagTATCCTCCCAACGGAATGGAGGTACAAGTGGACCACTATTCCCAAACTTGACTTTTGTTCGTCTACTGTGCCTGAAATTAGAACTCAAGAGAATCACGTAGAATGGGCAAGGAAAAATAGGGAACGGAGGCGTAAACTTTTCAATGCTATACCCCAAGTTCTGTTAATGCACCAGGGTCCAATACACGAGTTCAGCTTTGACTCGATTGCAAACTGTGACTGTTTTGAACTTGATCCAATAATATTTCACTTGTCTAGGAACCATGCTGTCAAGAAATTAAAACTTGCGTTTAATCATCATATGTCTTCGTATAAGTTACCCTTATGTGCCTTCTCTATGCATCAGTTAACAGACCTAGATCTCCGTAATGTTGTTATTGACCATCAACCAATATTCAGTGGATTTGGTAGCCTTAGAAGCTTATGCTTGTATTACGTAAAGATCTCAACAAAAGCTCTTCTTCATCTTTTATCTAGTTGTCCATCACTTAAGAGGTTCACTTTG CTAGGATTTATCGGCTGTAAAGATTGCACCGTTTCAGCAACTTGA